A portion of the Calliphora vicina chromosome 5, idCalVici1.1, whole genome shotgun sequence genome contains these proteins:
- the Jhbp10 gene encoding protein takeout — translation MTWMSYSLVNSITASSIVPCHRDDPDLDNCIIKAVDDIRPLLAHGDLGDGYHSPPLEPLYLDNIELGRGGQFHAVFSDMVVRGGSNFIINKLSANASNLAFDVTLTLPRIDFTAKYLMKLNILLLDLQGRGNVKGYAENAKALVKIRGIRVLQDGVEYVRFTKMPLKINIDVFKMQLDNLFNGDRVLGEVGNTIINENRDLYLNEIIPGLEKGLSKKFLDIANMLMENTTYDEMFPM, via the exons ATGACTTGGATGTCTTATAGTCTGGTCAACTCAATTACTG CCTCCTCTATTGTACCCTGCCATCGTGATGATCCCGACTTAGATAATTGCATCATTAAAGCTGTAGACGATATAAGGCCTCTATTGGCACATGGTGATTTGGGAGATGGTTATCATTCTCCCCCTTTGGAACCTTTGTACTTAGACAACATAGAATTGGGAAGAGGTGGGCAGTTTCATGCGGTTTTTAGTGATATGGTGGTAAGGGGTGGCAGTAATTTCATCATCAATAAATTATC AGCTAATGCTTCAAATTTGGCATTTGATGTGACTTTAACGCTGCCGAGAATTGATTTTACGGCCAAGTATTTAATgaaacttaatattttattattggaTTTGCAAGGACGTGGTAATGTGAAGGGTTATGCAG AAAACGCCAAAGCTTTGGTCAAAATTCGCGGCATTCGTGTACTCCAAGATGGCGTTGAATATGTTCGTTTCACCAAAATGCCCTTGAAAATCAATATCGATGTTTTCAAAATGCAATTAGACAATTTATTCAATGGTGATCGTGTATTAGGCGAAGTTGGCAACACCATTATCAATGAGAATCGCGATttgtatttgaatgaaattattcCCGGCCTAGAGAAAGGTCTATCGAAAAAGTTCTTAGACATCGCTAATATGTTAATGGAAAATACAACATACGATGAAATGTTTCCCATGTAA